Proteins from a single region of Echeneis naucrates chromosome 14, fEcheNa1.1, whole genome shotgun sequence:
- the LOC115054427 gene encoding transmembrane protein 47-like, whose product MSVNEVYVFRPFKLIALLCVFLALCLDVVALLSPAWVTADHFSLSLWESCSQSEPRLPTEEAPWSCFSTLTSDWQIATLVLLVSGAVATLVAFLVALISLCRGTQRHHYRTVAVFLFTAVVLQACALVLYPIKFIDGTVLQTYHEFNWGYGLGWGATIFMLGGGILFCLRTDIYEDAMY is encoded by the exons ATGTCTGTGAACGAGGTGTACGTGTTCCGGCCCTTCAAGCTCATCGCGCTGCTGTGCGTCTTCCTGGCGCTCTGTCTGGACGTGGTGGCCCTGCTGAGTCCGGCCTGGGTCACCGCAGACCACTTCTCCCTGTCCCTGTGGGAGTCCTGCTCCCAGTCCGAGCCACGGCTCCCGACGGAGGAGGCTCCGTGGAGCTGCTTCTCCACCCTCACATCTG ACTGGCAGATTGCCACCCTGGTGCTGCTGGTGTCCGGAGCCGTGGCAACTCTTGTGGCCTTTCTGGTGGCCCTTATTTCCCTCTGCCGGGGGACGCAGAGACACCACTACCGCACCGTGGCTGTGTTCCTTTTCACTGCAG TGGTCCTTCAGGCCTGCGCTCTCGTCCTCTACCCGATCAAGTTCATCGATGGAACGGTTCTTCAGACCTATCATGAGTTCAACTGGGGCTATGGGCTCGGCTGGGGAGCCACCATCTTTATGTTGGGTGGCGGGATCCTCTTCTGCCTGCGGACGGACATATACGAGGATGCAATGTACTGA